A window of Cellulomonas wangleii genomic DNA:
ACGTCGCCACGGCGCCCGACCCGGCGGACGGACGCCGGACGCGCCTCGAGGTCACGCCGCTGGGACGCGAGGTCCTGCGGCGCGGCGAGGACGCCCTCGACGGGCTGCGCGCGCAGTGGGCCCAGCGGCTGGGCCCGGACCGGCTCGCGGCGCTCGAGGCGGACCTGGCGACGCTGGTCGGCGACCGGGCCGTCGACCCGTCCGCACCCGGGCGGACCACCGAGGACGCCGCCCGGGCCTGAGGCCGGTGCGCGGCCCGAGCAGCGGCTGTTGGCGAGCCCACCACGCCCACCACCGACGCCGGCGCCCTGGCCGAGCACGTCCGCAAGCTGCGCGAGGCGAGCACCGCGCGCACGACCGAAGAGCACACCTCGCTCGAGCGGGGTCAGCGGGCCCTCGACGAGGAGCACGCCCAGCAGGGTGCCCGCAGCCCGGCGCGACGACCACCCGTTCGCAGTCCGCCGCGCGAAGATCAATCCCACGTCGTGACAGGCACCCACCGCCGCCGAGGTAGTAAGGCGACGCCGAGCGACGGCCGTCAGCCGTGTGGTGGAGTAGCGCCTCGTGACCAGCCCGTCGCTGCGCGACCAGAAGCTCGTCGAGCTGTACCAGAACACCCTTGGGGCAGTGGCGTTCCTGGACGAGTCCTACCGGGCCCGCCCGGTGGACGGTCAGCCGCCGTTCTACTCGATGAGCGCGGTCACCTTCGCCACCGATCAGCTCGACCACGTCCGTGAGGTCCTGACCGACATCGCCGGCGGCCTGTCGGCGGCCGCGCGCAGCTGCCGCAGCCGCTCCATCGTCCCAGGCCCCAGCCCGCCGCGTCGAGCGGGCTCCGGTCGGCCATCGCGCCACGGTGACGGGGCACGGCCGGGGGCCGCCGCGGGGTGCGACACGACACCGCCATCTCCGTCGCGCGGATGATGCGTCCGCCGCAGCGCGTCCCTAGCGTGACCGCATGCTCATGGCCGAGGACGTCCTGCTGCTGCTCACCGACGACACCACCGGGAGGTCGCTGGTCGACGGGACCCGCCGCGACATCGCCGTGGCGGGCGCGGTGATCGCGGAGCTCGCGGCCGCCGGGCGGCTGGAGGCCGTGACCGCCGGCGGCGTGCTGCGCCGCACGACGCTGCAGGTCGTCCCCGGGCCCGCGGTCGGGGACGACGTCCTCGACGAGGCCCTTGCGCGCGTCGGCGCCGGCAACGGGTCGCCGGCCGCGGTGCTCGACCGGATCCGCAAGGGCCTGCGGGAGCGGCTCTACGCGCGGCTCGTCGAGCGCGGCGTGCTGCGGGCGCAGGAGGGGCGGGTCCTCGGGATCTTCCCGACGTCCTCGTGGCCGGCGGTCGACGGGCTGCACGAGGCGGAGGTCCGCCGCGGGCTGCACGAGGTGCTGGTGGCGGGACGTGCGCCCACCCCGCACGAGGCGTCCGTCGTGGCGCTGCTCTCGGCGGTCGACGCCCTGCCCAAGGTGCTGCCGGGCACCGGCCTGCCGAACCGCGAGCTGCGCGCCCGGGGCAAGCGGGTCGCCGAGGGCGACGTCGGCGGCGAGGCGGCGCGCAAGGCGTGGGAGGCCGTCCAGGCGACGGCGGCCGCCGCTGGTGCCGCGACGGCGGTGGCCGCCAGCTCGTGATCCGCCGCCCGCTCCGGGCGGCTCCTCACCACTGCGAGCGGGCGTAGTCCTTGAGGAAGCAGCCGTACAGGTCCTCGCCGGCCTCACCGCGCACGAT
This region includes:
- a CDS encoding GOLPH3/VPS74 family protein, with product MLMAEDVLLLLTDDTTGRSLVDGTRRDIAVAGAVIAELAAAGRLEAVTAGGVLRRTTLQVVPGPAVGDDVLDEALARVGAGNGSPAAVLDRIRKGLRERLYARLVERGVLRAQEGRVLGIFPTSSWPAVDGLHEAEVRRGLHEVLVAGRAPTPHEASVVALLSAVDALPKVLPGTGLPNRELRARGKRVAEGDVGGEAARKAWEAVQATAAAAGAATAVAASS
- a CDS encoding MarR family winged helix-turn-helix transcriptional regulator, yielding MPRTGADLALLLLGGYRALVDAATAGLAVGGHGDFRPVHEFAMRAIAAGADGATELGRRTGVSKQAAAKTIAVLVERGYVATAPDPADGRRTRLEVTPLGREVLRRGEDALDGLRAQWAQRLGPDRLAALEADLATLVGDRAVDPSAPGRTTEDAARA